In Pyrus communis chromosome 15, drPyrComm1.1, whole genome shotgun sequence, the genomic stretch ATACGCAAGTTGATTCTCTGGGAGCACTCAattccatgtttttttttttgttgttgttgttttccaTTTTGGTTTGTATCGATATTTCCACAGATTCAAATAACTAAACTACCACCTCAATTACCAAAAAAACAAGGACAACtcagaaattgaattaaaattctcATATAAATCACACACAATACACAATCTTTACTCCATTGCTAATGGTTGCACCACTTCTTTTTACTCCATATATATGCACATCCTTATATATTTCAATCTTTAgactaaataaaacaaagaaacatcAACAAATTGCTAATGGATTTACTATGTTTGGGAATTTTAGGAATTTGGGGTCGTTGACGGGAGAAGTTGGTTCCTTTATGTCAAAATTCTCATATAAATCACACACAATACACAATCTTTACTCCATTGCTAATGGTTGCACCACATCTTTTTACTCCATATATACGCACATCCTTATATATTTCAATCTTTAgactaaataaaacaaagaaacatcAACAAATTGCTAATGGATTTACTATGTTTGGGAATTTCAGGAATTTGGGTCGTTGGAGGGAGAAGTTGGTCTTTTATGTCAAAATGATTCATGTCTATCTTGGATTGTGGTTTCAAAATAAAAGATCTAATAATTATGAAATTAAATCTAATAACTAAAACACTCATAGCATTAAGTGATATGTTAAAGCTacatataaacaaattaaaaatggtgaCATTGTGAAAAATTTCAGTACATGCAAAATCacatatttattttcattttatttttataaatttaaaaaaaaaaaaacaacctacGGTATGGGTCTTCTTTTTTTATCTCTTATGTCACGCACCAGAGTCTCTAGGAGTGTGATTAGAACCTTGGGAAGGGGAGTGGGAGCAGGGTacagtgatggttttgatgttGTTTTGTAACTTTTCTGCAAATGGTTTCTGACATTTCATTTTAGCTGAAATTTCTTCAGTCATTGTTTACTCGCAAATTTAATTGTTGGTTTGCTAACCACCTTCTCAGGACTTTGTCACACATTATGGGCTGTGTCGTTTGTTTCGTATTATTGGCTGCGTCGTTAGAATGTAGACAGAATAATTTACCGTCTAAGCTGTTGTTAGGTTGTAGACAGAATAATTTGCCGTCTAAGCTGTTATTAGGTTGTTAGGTTGTAGACAGAATAATTTGTCGTCCAAGCTGTTGTTAGGTTGTGGACATAATAATTTACTGTCCAAGCTGTTGCTTAGTTGTGGACAGAATAATTTTCCGTCCAAGCTGTTAGATGCCCGTGCCTTTGGCATGCAGCCACCCAAGTGTCTTAGTAGTCTATTGGGGATGCCTAGTACTCTTATTCATACTTTCTGGCCTTATACGCAAGCTGATTCCCTAGGAGCACTCaattctagtttttttttgttgttttccaTTTCGTATCGATATTTccacaaattcaaataaattaactaTCTCCTCAATTACCGGGAAAAACAATGACAAttcagaaattgaattaaaattctcATATAAATCACACACAGTACACAATCTTTACTCCATTGCTAATGGTTGCACCACTTCTTTTTACTCCATATATATGCACATTCTTATATATTTCAATCTTTAgactaaataaaacaaagaaacatcAACAAATTACTAATGGATTTACTATGTTTGGGAATATCAGGAATTTGGATCATTGGAGGGAGAAGTTCGTTCCTTTATGTCAAAATGATTCATATCTGTCCTGCATTGTGGTTTCAAAATAAATGACctaataattatgaaaattaaATCTAATAACTAAAACACGCATAACATTAAGTGATCCGTTAAAGCCAgatacaaacaaattaaaaatggtgaCATTGTGAAACATTTCAGTAatgcaaaatcaaatcacatatttattttcattttatttttataaattaaaaaataaaagcaaccTACGTTATGTGTCttcgtttttttttctctctaatgTCACGTACTAGAATCTCTGGTAGTGTGATTAGAACCTTGGGAAGGGGAGTGGGAGCAGGGTgcagtgatggttttgatgtcGTTTTGTCACTTTTCTGCAAATGGTTTCTGACACTTTGATTTGAGAGCCTGAGAGTCTCCTCCCTTCCCAGTTCTCCTCCTTTGCACCTTTCTTTCTGGGAGTCCCGCTTCCACCTTCTCATGTCCTtgtcaaaatattaatattctCTCTATAAGTCTAATCCCCCTAATATTTTAGCTGAAATGCCTTCAGTCATTGTTTACAAGCAAAATTTATTTTAGCTGAAATGTCTTCAGTTATTTTTTCTAGCAAATTTGGTAGTTGGTTTGCATGACCattttcaaaggagatgtcaaattttgaatataaaatttaaattttgatagcTTATGTGGcactttgacatcttttaaagttttgttcttcaactgatttgtcaaattaaattattattttataaaataaattattgaactaattaaaatttaataaaggacatttaaagtttaatcaGTAATCTGTTCACCTTTCTtgattgaaaagaagaaaaacgtaGGATAATTGCATCAATCAACTcaacattaattataataaatgattaaactaattaaaaattaataaaatacatttaataattaataaaaaaaacatttgaagatgCTGTCAAATTTAACAGCAACCTCTTTTGCTGCCAATCCATGTCATTGCCACATAGGATTTGGCACTTCGGTTGGAGAATATTAGTGTGgtctttttttactgttatagaTGATGTGTACATTTTGGCATTTCTTTTGGAGACCACCTTCTTAGGACTTtgtcaaaatattaatattctCTCTATAGTCTAATTCCTTTAATATTTTAGCTGAAATGcctttagggctggtttggtattgctgtgctttaaaaaaaaatgcttatactatgctgtgagaataaacagctgtgaaataaaggaACATAGTGTTTTTCCTCGAACCTAAATCTCTATCTGATTTCATCAACTGAATCTCTATGTGTGTCTTCTTTTGTTAAAGAAGATGCAAACATTTTCTATTTCATTATCTAAATCTCTATATGCATCTTCTTTTGTTCAGTTACTTTTCTAATTGATTGTCATGCATTGTGTTCGAAAATGTTTAACCAAACATAGTTCTTGCATTTATAAATCTTTTAATCAAACATAGTTTTTATGTGGTAATGTATGTTGTTGCAACTGAAACAAAAAGATCCAATATTGGTAGGGCTGACTTTTACTGTTGGATGTGATTAAAaatgtaataatttttttttccaagtttctgtttttaatgAGGCTCGAATGAAATATGCATCAACTTGATTGAAATAACTTAACTACCTTGCTTCGTCTAAATGGGGaatatttcatttctttttgtttgtgtttgtagTGATGTAATTCAGGTTCTGTTTAGTGTGATTTTAAATCAAATGCCTTACTTTGTCTAGATTTCTTGTGCATTTGATTTGTTTACCAATTTTTAAGACAAGTTTGCAGACTCTGCACACTGTGTTGTTTGTCACACACTATTGGCCGTGTCGTTTGTTTCACATTATTGGCTGTGTCGTTAGGATGTAGACAGAATAATTTGTCGTCCAAGCTGTTAGGTTGCAGACAGAATAATTTGCCCGTCCAAGCTGTTGTTAGGTTGTAGACAGAATAATTTGCCGTCCAAGCTGTTAGGTTGCAGACAGAATAATTTACCATCCAAACTGTTGTGTGGTTGTAGACAGAATAATTTGCCATCCAAGCTGTAGTTTGGTTGTACACAGAATAATTTGCCGTCCAAGCTGTTGTTAGGTTGTAGACAAAATGATTTGCCAGCCAAGCTGTTGTTTGGTTGTAGACAGAATAATTTGCCGCCCAAATTGTTAGATGCTCGTGCCTTTGGCATGCAGCCACCCAGGTGTCTTAGTAGTCTATTGGGGACGCCTAGCACTCTTATTCATACTTTCTGGCCTTATACGCAAGCTGATTCTCTGGGAGCACTCAATtccatgctttttttttttattttttttttaccatattGGTTTTATCGATATTTCCACAGATTCAAATAACTTAACTACCACCTTAGTTACCGGGAAAAACAATGACAACtcagaaattaaattaaaattcttaTATAAATCACATACAATACACAATCTTTACTCCATTGCTAATGGTTGCACCACTTCTTTTTACTCCATATATATGCACGTCCTTATATATTTCAATCTTTAgactaaataaaacaaagaaacatcAACAAATTGCTAATGGATTTACTATGTTTGGGAATTTCATTCTGTTTAAATTAGTCAGTTTCCTGCACACTTGCAGTTTCTTCATTTCAGctaccttctttttctttctttctatctGTTTACTTCAAAGAAAGAGCATCACAAACTCTCTGGTCTAAGCAGAAGAATTTGAAGAGAATTCACCACCAAAAGTGATAAAGGTACGTCATTTAATCTTCTTATTTAACTTcatttgctttgtttttttgttctgttttaattgttCCTAAATTCTTAGTGAATGATCTTTAGTGAAAGCAGAATCCAGATTTCATCTTATACCACAACAAGATTTTGTTATCTAAAAAAAAGTGTCTCACATCCATCCTAATTGGTGACGTGCTTCTTTTTTTAGTCGACCTTAGTGAAAGTACACACAATTTTACCTGTGGTTTAGAgcccgtttgataaccatttcatttagCTGTAGGGTACACATATTGTTAAATTAGAAGAAGATAAAACATAGTGCTTTTAGATTTCTTGGTTCTTTTTGCTTTTAGTTAGCAAATTGCAATTGTATCCAGAAGAACTTTGcaagaaagaaataaattatTACGTACTCTCCCTTCTTACTTCATTAGCTCATTCTCAATTTACAGAATGACCGATTTGTATTGGTGCTCCAAAGAACGTATATTGAAGAGCAACTCACTTCATCCATAACCAACAAAGATAAGGGTACGTTCTTTAATTATAATCATATTTGATTTAAGTTGGAATCTTGGATTTCATTTATTGTAATTTGGTGGCTGTCttcatatttgatttgatttaggGGCTTTTCACATGTAATTAGCCTTTGATAATAGAGAAAAATGCTTCGAATTCAATAGTTTGTAGAATCAATTTACTTTATAACACTAAAGAATCTTTACAAACAAAAATCAATTGGAGCATGATAAGTGGATAGATAAGGGCGTCGGAATCTGAATGTGGGTGGGTGGAGCTtataatttagggtttaggactcTGGGCGGAGTCCTAAACTGTTGATTGCTTAACCCTAGACCATAACAATTAACCCTAtgccatttaaaaaaaaaacaacaattgtgagttttttaaaacaacatttggtTTGCTTCTAAATCTGGTGCCATGCAAGCTTGTACTTTTTAACCAGTGTATTGATTATTTATtgtgtttatgttaaatctGCAATAGTCCAATGTATATACGTGATGTAatcttgaaaaagaaagaagaacaaaacaGAGAATTTTAGAGATGAAATGCTTAAGCTAATAGTAGCAGCTCAACATCCTTCATACATTCTTATCCTTCTCCTTCACTACCAAACAAATACAATTACTCTGAGCCCTTCAATCTGAGAAACTAATTTGGTGCATACACTTGTCTTGTGATACTATTACTAAGTCCACACCTAGTTCACTTACAACAAAGTAACACTAGCAGCTACATAACACTAGCCGTTGGAATTGAAACCAAATCTCATTTAGCTCCGACATTCCCTTCTAAATGGATTCTGCTTTGACTCCAAGCATGTTGAGAATATCGcgtttaagaatgggaaaaatAGAACAAACTCCAGAAATCGAAAAACAAATAACTAAGATAAATGACACCAAGAATTTATGTGGTTCGGCAATACGTGCCTACGTCCACgggacaacaacaacaatctttcactatatcaataatgagtacaaccaataatcttgccaaatctCTAGAGCTAGGACTTGACGAAAAATCTGAAAGAACAAGAATAAGAAAGAcactatctcttttcttttctctcgcacacactttacaatattctttcactctaatcccttgagtggtatacaatttattgtttttctcCCCTTCTCAAGACTAGTACAATAgcccctttatatagacataataaaggtcttcttcaataaggattactaatcctaattggaatctagttacgaatccttctccaattgagaaactaactccaattgggaaaacaactccaattgggaaaacaactccaattgagaaaacaatttaatcctctaagactATAATTCCTTATAGACGTAGGAAAACTTATGGGCtggaaaaaacccaacaaagcAGTCCTCTCAGATAAACGAATTTATGTTTAGGCAGAGTTTTGCTGAAAATATCTGCAGTCTGACTTTCAGACTTGCAGAACAACAACTCAATTGTGTTTTCCAGAAATGCCTCTACGATGAAatggaatttatttattttttattttttattttttttgtctctaGTCTTCTGATGGAACACATGGTTTTTAGTCTTAGTTATTGCAGAACTTTGTTGCTTGATTGAAGCCTAAGAAAATATCCCATATACAGATGTAAAGGCATAACTTGAGGTACTTCTCATATCATCCTCACTTCCACCCCAGTCACTATCACAGAAGCCAATTAGATCTGCATTCTCACTTTTTATGCTTGAGTCCAAAGTCCAAGGTTCATGAGATGTATCTGAGGATCCTTTTTGAAGTTCCCTTGTGAATCTTTGTTATACTATGCATAAATCTTGATAGCAGGTTTGCTACAAACATGATATCAAGTCTTCTTGCAGTCAAATAAAGTAGATTGCCAACAATTTTCTTCTACAAATTCTCATCGGCAGCTTCAGTTCCATCATTCTTACGCTTTTTCATTTGTAATCAATGGGGTAGCAATTGACTTTGCATCATTTCAATCCAAATTTCTCAAGTAAGGTCTGTGtatatttttgttgatgtatgaAAATACCACTGGATTatggaatcactccaattcccAAAAAGTGAAGAAGAAATCATTTCATAATACTTCATCATATCCTCCATGAGTTCATAAATCATAGCTTCATTGCTTCCAGTGAACAccacatcatcaacatagataAACACAGGTAGCTTTTCTTAGCCTTTTCCCGTCTTTGTATAACTTGTTTCCTCACTTGAACTTTTGCTGAAGTAGGAGTCAATTTCAATGTACCAAGACCTTGGTGCTTACTTTGTTCCATACAGTGCATTCCTTAATTTGAACACCTTCTCATCTTTATTTGGAACCACAAAACCTTGTGGTTgatccacgtacacttcttcttcaagtatGCTCTTGAGAAAATCTGACTTTACATCCAATGGATACAATTTCCAACCTTTCTATGCGGCCAAAGCAATTAAAGTCCTAATAGTGTCCAACCTTGCCAATTTCAATGAAATCCACCCCAGGTTGTTGTAAATAACCCTTAGCAACTAGTCGTGCCGTTCTTTTGTATGAAGCCGTCTTGATTCAGTTTGGTCTTATAGACCCATTTCACACCTATTACTAGTTTGTCCCTTGGTCTATTCACAAGTTCCCTAAGTTGAGTTTTTCTCAATCATGGCAATTCCATCACTCATTGCCTTCTGCCAAAATTGGTCCTTCTCAGCTTCTTCAAAGCTTTCAGGTTCCAGTATACAATAGTTGCATGTTGCATAAATCTCACTCAACCTCCTCATTCTTAATGAAGTTGATCTTGAGGGAGAGTCTTGCACTTCTAGGTCCTCTGGTGTTGAAATTAAATGTTCGGGAGACTAAATTTCAAACACAATTTCACTCTCAGTTTGTGTttcacattccacttcatcaagTCTAAGTGGTACTAAGATGATATCTTCAATCTTTTTATCCCAATTCCTAGCAGCTTCTTGATTAAATATGACATCCCTCATAATAATCACCTTGAAACACAATTTCACTCTCAGCTTGTTGTCTATTTGTCCCTTGCTACTCCGAGAGGACCAAATGAAAGGTTTGTTAGAGAGAAGATAAAACTCATTTCATTTGGTTTGATCAAAGTTTTTTTTCCATcctgaattttttgttttgcaggtatACTTGAGGGGGTTTTGAATAATTTAGAGTGGAAGAGAATTTCATGAATAGTTTGGAATAGAAATATAATTTGATTGATAGGGAGAAAGAGGTTCTCAAGAATTTTCATTTTAGAGGTAACAGCCTTGTATTAATctttgtttattgatttttccTATACGTTTAATTGATTGTGAAATTTAGGGTtgatttttctgtttgtttgtacaaatttgtaaacttTGTAATTTGACTTTGTTGTTTGTtacgttttatttttttcttttgtatttgtttatgaACAATTGTTAATTGAGAACGACTCATGTGCTGCTGCAAAATAAGAAGGTGAACATAGAGATCTAATCTGCAAAGCTTGagagattgaaaataaaaggaGAAGATTTTTAGATCtggaaagaagaagatgaatcaTGCTGGGTTTGAATATTTAATTCAAAACCAATAACTAACGTTTGGATGGATAATGCATTTATTATAATGtggatttaattttatttataattgaaaGTATTTGGAGCGGATGTAATTATCTACtcgatttatttttttatataattacaaAGTATTAGGGGTGTGCGGATGCTTCTGCCTGTAATGATATGTATTTATAAAACTTACCAACGTGGCAACAAAAACAGTAGGGGCGtatatttgacattttttttgcaTCTATAACAATAGCAACGACTCTTTAAGGGGCAAATCTACTTTCCGCCCCTTCTTTTTATTTAGGGGCAATTTTCAACATATTTACCCCTATTGGGGGTTTTTAGAGACAAGTATTTCTGCCCATATTTATTTGATTTCTTGTAGTGTACATCATAACTCATAAGTCAATTAAAAAAGTAAAGTATTTCTtgatctccttttttttctaatttaatttgtattcaTCAGCAGGCATGGACATTGTTATGCAAATTGTTGGAAAAGTTGCCGAGTATGCAGTTGAAGTAGCTCACTGCAAAAGAAACCTTGAGAATCTAAAGACTCAAGTGAACGAATTAACTGCCGCTAGAGAGCGGCTAGAGCTCAAGGTTGTTGAAGCTGAAGAAAAAGGTGAAACAATCCACACTGACGTCCAGAACTGGCTGGGTGAAGTGGTTGAGATCACCGAGAAGGCGAACGAATTATGGAAGCCTGGTACGCAAGCAAAGATGAGCTGTCTCCGTGGGGTTTGTCCAAACCCGGTGCTCCGTTACAAGCTAGGCAGGAGATCAACAAAGTTGCAGCAGGCGGTTGTTAACCTCTACGCGAAAAGAGATTTCGCTAGCATTTCGTACAATGTCCGCCCACAAGAGGTATCCATGGTATCTGACAAACATTATGAGGCATTTGATTCGAGGAATTTAACTGTCAAGAAGATCATGGATGAACTGAGAATTCCTAATACCGACCTGATTTTGGTCTATGGTATTGGAGGCGTGGGGAAGACCACACTGGTTGAAGAAGTCCTCAGGCAAGCtgtaaaagaaaagttatttgCTGATGCGGTTATGGTAAGAAGTGTGCAAAATCCGGACCTTGTAGGAATTCAAAAAGAAATTGCCAGAAAGTTAGGTATGGAAGTTTATGAAAGCGAAACTATGTCAGACAGAGCACTTCGTCTGTGTAACAGGATAAAAGCCAAGAAAGTTCTTGTAATTTTAGACAACATTTGGGAAAGCATTGACTTGCAGAGTGTAGGACTTCCTTGTCTGCCGACTTGTAGAATACTGTTGACATCCAGAACTCGAAAATTGCTATCCTCAGAGAAGCGGTTGCAAAAAGACTTTGAGCTTCAAGTTTTAAACGAGGAAGAAGCTTGGCGTTTATTTGAGACGAAGGCAGGTGATGTTgttaaaaatcccaacaaacaAACTGTGGCAACTGCAGTAGCCAAAAAATGCGGAGGTTTGCCAGTTTTGGTTGTCACAGTCGCAAGCTCTTTAAGAAATAGAAGTACTTTACCAGTATGGAGGGATGCCTTGAGATGCCTAAAAGTGTTTGACAACGAACACTCAGCCGAACAAGAAGCATACTCGGCTTTAGAGTGGAGTTACAATCAATTGGATGATCAAAAGCTTAAGCCCCTATTCTTGGTATGTGGAATTTTGGTACGTCTTGGGGGAGCCTACGCTTCTCTGACAAACTTGTTGAAATATACAATtggtttgggtttgtttaataACATTGACTCAGTGGAGCATGCACAATATGCATTGCACTCGCGGATTGAAGAGCTTAAAGATTCTTGTCTGTTACTTGAATCCGAGGATAATACATCATTCACAATGCATGATATGGTACGCGATGTTGCCATCTCAATTGCATCCAAAGGCCAACATGCCTTATTAAGAACATATGGAGATGAGTTGAAGGAATGGCCAAACAATAAGGATTTTTTGGAAAATTGCACAATGATCTCTTTGCCTTGCAAAAACATCCCTAGGCTTCCTGAAGTTTTGAAATGCCAACAACTGGAGTTTTTTCATTTGCAATATGATGGTGACTTGCTTGAAATCCCAGGTAACTTTTTCGAGGAGATGAGAAAGCTTAAAGTTATGGATTTTACCAATGTGCATATTTGGTCGTTACCTCCATCTCTTCTGCTCCTAGAAAATCTTCGTACATTGTGTTTGGATCAATGCATGTTGGGAGACATAACTCTAGTCGGACAGCTATCGCAACTAGAAATTCTCAGCTTTATATATTCCAAGCTTAAAGAGTTGCCGAAAGAAATAGGGAAATTGACTCGTCTTCGACTGCTGGATTTAAGCTGGTGCTCTGAACTCAAAGTGATTTCACCTAATGTTATATCAAGTTTGAAAAGTCTAGAAGACTTGAGAATGAAAAACAGCTTCAACGGATGGGTGCCAGAAGGAGTCACC encodes the following:
- the LOC137718631 gene encoding probable disease resistance protein At4g27220; this translates as MDIVMQIVGKVAEYAVEVAHCKRNLENLKTQVNELTAARERLELKVVEAEEKGETIHTDVQNWLGEVVEITEKANELWKPGTQAKMSCLRGVCPNPVLRYKLGRRSTKLQQAVVNLYAKRDFASISYNVRPQEVSMVSDKHYEAFDSRNLTVKKIMDELRIPNTDLILVYGIGGVGKTTLVEEVLRQAVKEKLFADAVMVRSVQNPDLVGIQKEIARKLGMEVYESETMSDRALRLCNRIKAKKVLVILDNIWESIDLQSVGLPCLPTCRILLTSRTRKLLSSEKRLQKDFELQVLNEEEAWRLFETKAGDVVKNPNKQTVATAVAKKCGGLPVLVVTVASSLRNRSTLPVWRDALRCLKVFDNEHSAEQEAYSALEWSYNQLDDQKLKPLFLVCGILVRLGGAYASLTNLLKYTIGLGLFNNIDSVEHAQYALHSRIEELKDSCLLLESEDNTSFTMHDMVRDVAISIASKGQHALLRTYGDELKEWPNNKDFLENCTMISLPCKNIPRLPEVLKCQQLEFFHLQYDGDLLEIPGNFFEEMRKLKVMDFTNVHIWSLPPSLLLLENLRTLCLDQCMLGDITLVGQLSQLEILSFIYSKLKELPKEIGKLTRLRLLDLSWCSELKVISPNVISSLKSLEDLRMKNSFNGWVPEGVTGERSNASLLELKDLPRLAALSIHVPDASSIPTDLFTDKLKRYEILIGTAPKWDDVDETLNTLKLHRMRKLMHLYNENFPGADPVFPNLKVLHVVACAALKDPVLSAIPFKNLTTLEVVGCHRLKYLTTYTIAKTLKRLREMTVGHCKRMRGIGATTSDADDAGNDGEICFSQLQSLKLYSLPRLQDFFSGNCIVKFRSLKTVHIYKCPELKINCLEWKSSPELGVQITEEVVRDYYWCRKDDDDDDEVDADGGVGDGNESNDDVYCRW